The following proteins are co-located in the Prinia subflava isolate CZ2003 ecotype Zambia chromosome 16, Cam_Psub_1.2, whole genome shotgun sequence genome:
- the LECT2 gene encoding leukocyte cell-derived chemotaxin-2, whose protein sequence is MPALSLVTLVSLVSTVFIKQLDAHPPQQQHQHWAQICSGNPTNRIRGCDRYGCGNFGADRDSGKGKHAGVDVICSDGATVYAPFSGQLSGPIRFFHNGNAIDDGVQIRGSGYCVKLVCIHPIRYHGQIRRGQRLGKMLPMQKVYPGITSHIHVENCDHSDPTHLLTPDVPPLPQQDGRWAAVCAGNPTNEIRGCDKYGCGYYGAPRRNGKGKHRAVDVICADGATVYAPFSGQLSGPVKFFHNGNAIDDGVQIRGSGFCVKLLCIHPVKYNGAISKGQVLGRMLPMQRVFPGITSHIHIENCDHSDPTSNLERGKGQRD, encoded by the exons ATGCCAGCTCTCAGTCTGGTCACTCTGGTCAGCTTGGTATCCACTG TTTTCATCAAGCAGCTGGATGCACACCCGCCccaacagcagcaccagcactgggcACAGATCTGCAGCGGGAACCCCACCAACCGGATCCGCGGCTGCGACAGATACGGCTGCGGCAACTTCGGTGCTGACAG ggacagtggcaAAGGGAAGCATGCAGGTGTGGATGTCATCTGTTCCGATGGAGCCACGGTGTACGCTCCTTTCAGCGGGCAGCTCTCGGGCCCCATCCGCTTCTTCCACAACGGAAACGCCATCGATGATGGAGTCCAGATCAGGGGATCAG GTTACTGTGTGAAGCTTGTCTGCATTCACCCCATCCGCTACCACGGCCAAATCCGCAGAGGACAAAGGCTTGGGAAAATGCTGCCCATGCAAAAAGTATATCCTGGCATTACTTCTCACATCCACGTTGAGAACTGCGACCACTCCGATCCCACTCATCTGCTCACGCCTG ATGTTCCACCATTGCCACAACAGGACGGGCGCTGGGCTGCAGTGTGTGCTGGGAACCCTACCAATGAGATAAGAGGCTGTGACAAGTATGGCTGTGGATACTATGGAGCTCCAAG ACGCAATGGCAAAGGGAAGCACCGGGCAGTGGATGTCATCTGTGCTGACGGAGCGACCGTGTACGCCCCCTTCTCTGGCCAGCTCTCTGGGCCTGTTAAATTCTTCCACAATGGGAATGCCATTGATGATGGAGTCCAAATCAGGGGATCAG GATTCTGTGTAAAACTACTCTGTATCCACCCCGTAAAATACAACGGTGCAATTTCCAAGGGGCAAGTCCTTGGGAGAATGCTGCCAATGCAAAGAGTATTTCCTGGGATCACATCGCATATTCACATTGAGAACTGCGACCACTCGGACCCTACAAGCAATCTTGAAAGGGGGAAAGGGCAAAGAGATTGA